In the genome of Candoia aspera isolate rCanAsp1 chromosome 4, rCanAsp1.hap2, whole genome shotgun sequence, the window GGCCATCACTGAAGACCACTtagaagctgcttctttcagaattgtatttaattatttatttgcttgtttgatttctatagccgcccatctcagcgaatGCAGTGGCATGGTTATTCTGGGGCATATATTAAGAGTTTATTCCTCATATTCTTGTTATTTAATATGAACAGAACCCAGAGATAGCGATTGAAGGGATTGTTCCTGACAGTTGATCAGTTCAGTGTCAAACACATATTATGGACAGGTAAACTGTGTAAGAAAATGGATGATTTGCAAAGCTGGATGAACACATGTATTCTTAGCCATTTGCTTAGCAATGATACATGTTTCTGTTCTAAGCTCTAAGATCTCTCAGTAGTGGTTTTTCATTGTTAAGAGATCTGGGcaaatagtgatgatgatgatgatgatgatgatgatgattggttgGATCCGCACATATGCTACACCAATACATTACAAAATCCTAAGTTCTTGAGAAGAACTCAATGCAAATGAAGGTCAacatcagctaaagaactggcagctgtgctttcacattgttgtgaataaataatagtaataataataataataataataataataataataataataattgtatgccaccccaactctgggcagctcacaacaatccaacaaataaattacaataaaatcaataaaaataaaaataaaagatggcaagcacaatgaagcgAGAGGTCttactctcccttgccaaaggccttgGTGAAGCTTATGATTTATTATTAAGAGTTTTTAGAAACTGACACAAATATATCCAATGTGGTATGCATTATTTTAACCTTTGCtgatatatagatgatagatagatagatagataggtagatagtcGATAGTCGATAGTCGAtagtagagatagagataggtaGATCAGCAGTGgttaaaattatatatgtatgtgattTATTGTTAAGCATTTTTTAGGAACTGATACAAACATGTCAAATGGGACATGCATTATTTTAAGTTctattgatctctctctctctttctctctgtctagTAGTAGAGGTtaaaagtgtgtctgtgtgtgtattccttCATTAAGATTTTGAGAGACCCAAGAGGTTAAGATAAGGAGCAGCCTTGAATAATCGATAGGAAAGCATCAAAGGGACTGAAGCAATCTCATGGGAATTATTACCTCTTAACGATCTCATTTCAACAGAGATTCTGAGgataaacaaaagcaaagaaacttTCATATTCCCAGTGATAATATACACAAGCCCTAGACTGGCTTAGGGATATGAATTTGTTCAAAATTTGTAACTAATCCCAAGACACCTCCAGACAGTATAAGGTATTATTCTTCCATAAGCATTTAGAAGCTTTCATTGTTCATGAACTGATAGCTTGCTGAGCTCCTGCCAACAgaatcttttattgtttttttagtaagacaacttttatttttttttactaagacaACTTCATATATGCTTTTCCATGATAGAGCCCTAAGTTCCCCAACAGGTGTCCAATAGTAGAAAGCAAATGGATCATTTCCCACCTTGCTGGGCACCTCAGTAGAAGCTGGTAACATGATTGGCTCTTTCTTGTTGGCTGAGGAACatcctgggaaagaagaaaggtaATTTTATGCTCTGGcactggaaagaaagaagatactCTGCAGTCCTGGCAATCCCTGGTCATCTCCTATCCGACTTTTCTCAGCTTCTAAGTCCAAAGAAGGTCATCTAGGTGCTCAGTCTGCTGAGATCACCTCTGTTTTCCTAGAAAAATAATCCGTGTCAGCAAACTAGATAAAGTTTAATACAGGCATGTTCTAACTTGTTTCCTAATttgaataaattcaaataaagattGGTGATGCAACAGAGatatttctattctatttccTTTTGGAAAGCCCCTAGAAGAACATTTCCTCTCAGGAAGTATTTCTTCTTAACCTGTTTTTGAAAATATTCAGTATATTTGAGATTACTGTTCAAACAATCTTGAAGTAGAATCCTTTCAGAAACTCACaactatatttctttattttggttcCCACCCATGAGTAGGAAACCAACAACAGAATTGCCTTATGTGTATTTTCTAGCATGGCATTTTTTTGTTCCGTTTCTGAAGCTATGGCAACTTTTGCACAATCACCTAGTTGTAATAAACTTATTTATGTCCTTTgatatttttagtttgcattgcTACAGAAGAAATAACTGAATAAACTATTACTAATGATGAAGCCTGCAAAAGTTAATATAGTCTAATTTAAGTCAATGGCCAAAAGTAGCTAATTAATCAAAGTTATTTcaactgttgttgttttgttccCTTTATTACTCTGCCAGGACTGcagtaactgaaaaaaaaaatcttaccatgAGATTAAATATTTAGAATGGTGATGGGTATAAAAGTACATTCTACAAatgtgaaaacacacacacacacacacacacacacacagaacagtACAGATTGCAAGAAAAACAGACTTCACCCACAATAATTTATCTAGCTTCTTCTTTAAACCAACCTCTACAGCAAATTCTCTTATCTCAGATAAAGGAGAACCGATAGGAAAGAACCCAAAACAAAACCAGGAATATTTTCCTACCTGAGAGTAATTTTGATATTCCCTGCATCAAAGGATGCTCATCTTCAAAGGATGATAACAGCACTTCCTGGAATAATTTCATTACTCTGTTCTGAAAAACGGCTGTTGTTGTCATGGCCCCGTTttggtttatttatgtatttaaaaatggtAGTTGATCTAATGGTCTCTcattcttttcccttctcttcagACAGGAGGCCATGATAGAAGCTGAGAACTTCACCTCTGTCAAGGAATTCATCTTGCTGGGACTCTCCAGCCACAGAAAAATCCATGTTCTGCTCTTTCTGGTCATTCTCATCATCTACTCACTTACAGTTTTGGGGAACCTGCTGATCATCATATTGGTGCAGGCTGATGTACAACTGAACACTCCTATGTACTATTTTCTTTCTCATCTTGCAGTGATTGAAATATGTTATGTCACCAGCACCATGCCCCTAATGTTATCTCATCTCGTGGCTGGAAATGGAGCCATCTCCTTCCCATTCTGCATTACCCAGATATATGTTGTGGGATCCATGGCTACTACTGAGTCTTTGCTATTGGGCGTCATGGCTTATGACCGCTACCTGGCCATCTGCCATCCCTTAACATATGCTGTTGTCATGGACAAGCGCTGCCAGTTGCAGTTTGCTTTAGCCTGCTGGATAATTGCTCCTCTGCTCTGTGGCATCTGTGATGTCTTCCTGGTTTGCCAAACTTACTGTGGTCCCAATCAGATCAACCACTTCATGTGTGAGATTCCTGCGGTGCTGAAACTTTCATGTGGTGAGACACAAATTGTTGAGAACATTATTTCTGGGGTAGGAGCCTTCCTCCTTCTGCTTCCCTTTTGTGTCATCCTGACCTCTTATGCGCTCATTCTTTATTCTGTATCACACATGAAGTCTACAGCTGGACAGCATAAAGCTTTCTCTACATGTGGCTCCCATCTCCTTGTGGTGACCTTGTTTTATGGCCCTGGCATTTTTATGTATGTAATTCCAAAATCAAACTCAGCTCCTGATCGTAATAAGCAAACTGCAATTTTCTATGTTCTGATCACCCCTCTGCTTAACCCTATCATTTATACTCTAAGGAACAAAGACATCCATAGGGCGGTAAGAAAGATAATGCAAAGAAAAGACTTTGAGCAGA includes:
- the LOC134496885 gene encoding olfactory receptor 5P56-like — translated: MIEAENFTSVKEFILLGLSSHRKIHVLLFLVILIIYSLTVLGNLLIIILVQADVQLNTPMYYFLSHLAVIEICYVTSTMPLMLSHLVAGNGAISFPFCITQIYVVGSMATTESLLLGVMAYDRYLAICHPLTYAVVMDKRCQLQFALACWIIAPLLCGICDVFLVCQTYCGPNQINHFMCEIPAVLKLSCGETQIVENIISGVGAFLLLLPFCVILTSYALILYSVSHMKSTAGQHKAFSTCGSHLLVVTLFYGPGIFMYVIPKSNSAPDRNKQTAIFYVLITPLLNPIIYTLRNKDIHRAVRKIMQRKDFEQKT